One window of the Saccopteryx bilineata isolate mSacBil1 chromosome 2, mSacBil1_pri_phased_curated, whole genome shotgun sequence genome contains the following:
- the NAP1L1 gene encoding nucleosome assembly protein 1-like 1 isoform X1: MADIDNKEQSELDQDLDDVEEVEEEETSEEAKIKARQLTVQMMQNPQILAALQERLDGLIETPPGSMESLPKVVKRRVNALKNLQVKCAHIEAKFYEEVHDLERKYAVLYQPLFDKRFEIINAIYEPTEEECEWKADEEDEISEELKEKAKVEDEKKDEEKQDPKGIPEFWLTVFKNVDLLSDMVQEHDEPILKHLKDIKVKFSDAGQPMSFVLEFHFEPNEHFTNEVLTKTYRMRSEPDDSDPFSFDGPEIMGCTGCQIDWKKGKNVTLKTIKKKQKHKGRGTVRTVTKTVSNDSFFNFFAPPEVPESGDLDDDAEAILAADFEIGHFLRERIIPRSVLYFTGEAIEDDDDDYDEEGEEADEEGEEEDEENDADSDAKKDQNPAECKQQ; this comes from the exons ATGGCAGACATTGACAA CAAAGAACAGTCTGAACTTGATCAAGATTTGGATGATGttgaagaagtagaagaagaagaaacttctGAAGAAGCAAAAATCAAag cgcgTCAGCTGACTGTTCAGATGATGCAAAATCCTCAGATTCTTGCAGCCCTCCAAGAAAGACTTGATGGTCTGATAGAAACACCACCAGGAAGCATGGAAAG CTTGCCTAAGGTAGTTAAAAGACGCGTGAATGCCCTCAAAAACCTTCAGGTTAAATGTGCACATATAGAAGCGAAGTTCTATGAAGAAGTCCATGATCTTGAAAGAAAGTATGCTGTTCTCTATCAGCCTTTATTTGATAAG cgATTCGAGATCATTAATGCAATTTATGAACCTACAGAAGAAGAATGTGAATGGAAAGCAGATGAGGAAGATGAAATTTCG GAGGAGCTGAAAGAAAAGGCCAAGGTTGAAGATGAgaaaaaggatgaagaaaaacaAGACCCCAAGGGAATTCCTGAATTTTGGTTGACTGTTTTTAAGAATGTTGACTTGCTCAGTGATATGGTTCAG gaACATGATGAACCTATTCTGAAGCACTTGAAAGATATTAAAGTGAAGTTCTCAGATGCTGGCCAGCCTATG agctttgtTTTAGAATTTCACTTTGAACCCAATGAACATTTCACAAATGAGGTGTTGACAAAGACATATAGGATGAGGTCAGAACCAGATGATTCTGATCCTTTTTCTTTCGATGGACCAGAAATTATGGGTTGTACAGG CTGCCAGATAGATTGGAAAAAAGGGAAGAATGTCACTTtgaaaaccattaaaaagaagCAGAAACACAAGGGACGTGGGACAGTTCGTACTGTGACCAAAACAGTTTCCAATgactctttctttaatttttttgcccCTCCTGAAG TTCCTGAGAGTGGAGATCTG gaTGATGATGCTGAAGCTATCCTTGCTGCAGACTTTGAAATTGGTCACTTTTTACGTGAGCGTATAATCCCAAGATCAGTGTTGTACTTTACTGGAGAAGCtattgaagatgatgatgatgat tatgatgaagaaggtgaagaagcagatgag gaaggggaagaagaagatgaggaaaATGATGCAGACAGTGATGCAAAG AAGGATCAAAACCCAGCAGAGTGCAAGCAGCAGTGA
- the NAP1L1 gene encoding nucleosome assembly protein 1-like 1 isoform X3: MADIDNLPKVVKRRVNALKNLQVKCAHIEAKFYEEVHDLERKYAVLYQPLFDKRFEIINAIYEPTEEECEWKADEEDEISEELKEKAKVEDEKKDEEKQDPKGIPEFWLTVFKNVDLLSDMVQEHDEPILKHLKDIKVKFSDAGQPMSFVLEFHFEPNEHFTNEVLTKTYRMRSEPDDSDPFSFDGPEIMGCTGCQIDWKKGKNVTLKTIKKKQKHKGRGTVRTVTKTVSNDSFFNFFAPPEVPESGDLDDDAEAILAADFEIGHFLRERIIPRSVLYFTGEAIEDDDDDYDEEGEEADEEGEEEDEENDADSDAKKDQNPAECKQQ; this comes from the exons ATGGCAGACATTGACAA CTTGCCTAAGGTAGTTAAAAGACGCGTGAATGCCCTCAAAAACCTTCAGGTTAAATGTGCACATATAGAAGCGAAGTTCTATGAAGAAGTCCATGATCTTGAAAGAAAGTATGCTGTTCTCTATCAGCCTTTATTTGATAAG cgATTCGAGATCATTAATGCAATTTATGAACCTACAGAAGAAGAATGTGAATGGAAAGCAGATGAGGAAGATGAAATTTCG GAGGAGCTGAAAGAAAAGGCCAAGGTTGAAGATGAgaaaaaggatgaagaaaaacaAGACCCCAAGGGAATTCCTGAATTTTGGTTGACTGTTTTTAAGAATGTTGACTTGCTCAGTGATATGGTTCAG gaACATGATGAACCTATTCTGAAGCACTTGAAAGATATTAAAGTGAAGTTCTCAGATGCTGGCCAGCCTATG agctttgtTTTAGAATTTCACTTTGAACCCAATGAACATTTCACAAATGAGGTGTTGACAAAGACATATAGGATGAGGTCAGAACCAGATGATTCTGATCCTTTTTCTTTCGATGGACCAGAAATTATGGGTTGTACAGG CTGCCAGATAGATTGGAAAAAAGGGAAGAATGTCACTTtgaaaaccattaaaaagaagCAGAAACACAAGGGACGTGGGACAGTTCGTACTGTGACCAAAACAGTTTCCAATgactctttctttaatttttttgcccCTCCTGAAG TTCCTGAGAGTGGAGATCTG gaTGATGATGCTGAAGCTATCCTTGCTGCAGACTTTGAAATTGGTCACTTTTTACGTGAGCGTATAATCCCAAGATCAGTGTTGTACTTTACTGGAGAAGCtattgaagatgatgatgatgat tatgatgaagaaggtgaagaagcagatgag gaaggggaagaagaagatgaggaaaATGATGCAGACAGTGATGCAAAG AAGGATCAAAACCCAGCAGAGTGCAAGCAGCAGTGA
- the NAP1L1 gene encoding nucleosome assembly protein 1-like 1 isoform X2 has protein sequence MADIDNKEQSELDQDLDDVEEVEEEETSEEAKIKARQLTVQMMQNPQILAALQERLDGLIETPPGSMESLPKVVKRRVNALKNLQVKCAHIEAKFYEEVHDLERKYAVLYQPLFDKRFEIINAIYEPTEEECEWKADEEDEISELKEKAKVEDEKKDEEKQDPKGIPEFWLTVFKNVDLLSDMVQEHDEPILKHLKDIKVKFSDAGQPMSFVLEFHFEPNEHFTNEVLTKTYRMRSEPDDSDPFSFDGPEIMGCTGCQIDWKKGKNVTLKTIKKKQKHKGRGTVRTVTKTVSNDSFFNFFAPPEVPESGDLDDDAEAILAADFEIGHFLRERIIPRSVLYFTGEAIEDDDDDYDEEGEEADEEGEEEDEENDADSDAKKDQNPAECKQQ, from the exons ATGGCAGACATTGACAA CAAAGAACAGTCTGAACTTGATCAAGATTTGGATGATGttgaagaagtagaagaagaagaaacttctGAAGAAGCAAAAATCAAag cgcgTCAGCTGACTGTTCAGATGATGCAAAATCCTCAGATTCTTGCAGCCCTCCAAGAAAGACTTGATGGTCTGATAGAAACACCACCAGGAAGCATGGAAAG CTTGCCTAAGGTAGTTAAAAGACGCGTGAATGCCCTCAAAAACCTTCAGGTTAAATGTGCACATATAGAAGCGAAGTTCTATGAAGAAGTCCATGATCTTGAAAGAAAGTATGCTGTTCTCTATCAGCCTTTATTTGATAAG cgATTCGAGATCATTAATGCAATTTATGAACCTACAGAAGAAGAATGTGAATGGAAAGCAGATGAGGAAGATGAAATTTCG GAGCTGAAAGAAAAGGCCAAGGTTGAAGATGAgaaaaaggatgaagaaaaacaAGACCCCAAGGGAATTCCTGAATTTTGGTTGACTGTTTTTAAGAATGTTGACTTGCTCAGTGATATGGTTCAG gaACATGATGAACCTATTCTGAAGCACTTGAAAGATATTAAAGTGAAGTTCTCAGATGCTGGCCAGCCTATG agctttgtTTTAGAATTTCACTTTGAACCCAATGAACATTTCACAAATGAGGTGTTGACAAAGACATATAGGATGAGGTCAGAACCAGATGATTCTGATCCTTTTTCTTTCGATGGACCAGAAATTATGGGTTGTACAGG CTGCCAGATAGATTGGAAAAAAGGGAAGAATGTCACTTtgaaaaccattaaaaagaagCAGAAACACAAGGGACGTGGGACAGTTCGTACTGTGACCAAAACAGTTTCCAATgactctttctttaatttttttgcccCTCCTGAAG TTCCTGAGAGTGGAGATCTG gaTGATGATGCTGAAGCTATCCTTGCTGCAGACTTTGAAATTGGTCACTTTTTACGTGAGCGTATAATCCCAAGATCAGTGTTGTACTTTACTGGAGAAGCtattgaagatgatgatgatgat tatgatgaagaaggtgaagaagcagatgag gaaggggaagaagaagatgaggaaaATGATGCAGACAGTGATGCAAAG AAGGATCAAAACCCAGCAGAGTGCAAGCAGCAGTGA